The sequence GCACAGTGATGGACTACACTCCGGGCAAAAGACAGCCGGGCTTTTTATCAAAGATATTTTACCTGCCTGAAGAATTTATGGTGACACACCAGAAAGCAGATGAATATGCCCGCAATGTGGGTCCTTTCTATCCGAACTTCGAATACAACCATTATGCAACTCTGATGCAGGAGTTTGGTGTGGATGGCGAAAAGAAACTGCACGAGATGTCATTCGGTCAAAAGAAGAAAGCAATGATTTCGCTGGCTTTGGCTTGCAACACAGAGTTGTTGCTGCTGGACGAACCCACCAATGGCCTCGACATTCCATCGAAATCAATTTTCCGCCGGGTGGTGGCACGAGCCGCTGATGAAAACAAGTGTATCATCATTTCTACTCATCAGGTTCGCGACCTCGAATTCCTGATTGATCCGATTGTAATACTTGAGCGCAACAACGTATTGCTAAACGAATCGGTAGAATCGATTACACGCAAACTGAAATTTGCAGTATTACCGTACATACCCGAAGATGCACTCTATTCGGAACCTATGATGGGAGGTTACGGAGTGGTTGTACCGAATCCTGATGGAGAAGAAAGTAAAGTAAACATAGAATTGTTGTTTAACGCGGCTATTGCCA comes from Paludibacter jiangxiensis and encodes:
- a CDS encoding ABC transporter ATP-binding protein, with the protein product MIEIENMSFWYKEKSKVFDSLTMKLEPGKIYGLLGENGVGKTTFLRLIAGLLFPEDGNCTVMDYTPGKRQPGFLSKIFYLPEEFMVTHQKADEYARNVGPFYPNFEYNHYATLMQEFGVDGEKKLHEMSFGQKKKAMISLALACNTELLLLDEPTNGLDIPSKSIFRRVVARAADENKCIIISTHQVRDLEFLIDPIVILERNNVLLNESVESITRKLKFAVLPYIPEDALYSEPMMGGYGVVVPNPDGEESKVNIELLFNAAIANRARFAEWFN